DNA from Flavobacteriales bacterium:
CCCCGCGATGTCCACGATCTCCACCGTGGTCGGTACGATGCGCTGCGGTTTCACGAGGTCGGCCAGCCGGTTGAGGCGCTCGTCAGGCACGGTGATGGTGCCCACATTGGGCTCAATCGTGCAGAATGGGAAATTGGCCGCTTGCGCCTTGGCGTTGCTCAAGCAGTTGAACAGGGTGCTCTTCCCCACATTCGGGAGTCCCACGATTCCGCACTTCAGTCCCATACGTCCGATTTTCGGGCGGCTAATGTAGGCCGGGGTGCGCAGTACGGCGGGCCCTCATCCGCTTGGTGCGCCGGGGCGGTGATGCACGGCGCAGCACAAGAACCGCATGGCTCAGCCCATCCCCCGCCCGAACCCCCATACGGCGTCATAGTGCCTGATGGCGGAGCCGTGATGCTTCAAGCTGGCGTATGGCAGGGAATGCAACGGCGCAATGCCGCAGTCCGGCATGCGTCCTCAACCGGAGCACGCTGAGCTGCATCGACCGTGGCAAGTGCCCCGTTGGAATCGAAGCCGTCCTATTGCACCGGCAGCTCGGCCACCTGGGCCAGCCGCTCACGGCGGAACATGGCCTCTGCCTGCAAGCGGGCTGCCTCGGGCTGCACACGGGCCTCGTACTCCTTGTTCCATGCCAGGAATCCGGTCATGGGCGTGAACCGCCCCATGCCCATGGGCATGTCGAAGAAGCCAAGATCGAGGCCGTCCACCTGTTCGAAGAGGGTCATCTCCACCTCCACCTGCTTCACGGAGCGGTCATCTTCCCAGGCCGGGCCATGGGTATCGATCGCGAAGCACTTGGTGACACGGCCCGGCATGGAGAACCGGATCACGTACTCCGCGCCGTTGTCGAGCGTGAAGCCGTAGTGGCCGTTCGCACCTGTGCGATGCACATGCTGGCGGACACCATCCTTGTAGACCCTGACCAGCGCGTCGGCCAGGGGCTCGCGGGTGGCCGCATCCGTGACCACGCCCTTCACGTGCAATTGGGCGCCCAGGGCGCTGAGAGCGAGCAGCGAAAGGGCCAGGAAAGCTGGGATGCGCATGGCTGAGGAGATGGGGTTGGTAGCTTTCAATGCCATCAGTGGTTAGCGGCTGGCCTTGAGCGGGGGGCGAAACTATCCCCGCGACCAAGGGCGATCAAGGGGGGGCTGGCCGCTCGGCCGTCATCTTGCGAACAGTCGGCTGTGAATTGCAGGGTGATGAAGTGCGCCCCGGAGCCGCACGTGGGTGCCCGGACTAAGGGCTACCTTCGCCGCCCTTCGGAACACCGCTCGTAGGGTGGCCGGAGCGAACCGATGAAAATCCATGTGACCCTCCCTGACGGCAGCGTCAGGGAATACGATGCTGGAGCCACGGCCATGGACGTGGCCCGGAGCATCAGCGAAGGACTGGCCCGCAACGTGCTCTCGGCCAAGGTGAATGGCGCGGTATGCGACGCCAACCGCCCCCTGCCGGGCAACTGCACGCTGAACCTGCTCACCTGGAGCGACCCCGAGGGCAAGTCCACCTTCTGGCACAGCAGCGCCCACCTGCTGGCGGAGGCGCTCGAGGCGCTGTACCCCGGGGTCAAGTTCGGCATCGGACCGCCCATCGAGAACGGCTTCTACTACGATGTGGACCTCGGCGACCGCACATTGGGCGAGGCGGACTTCCCCGCGATCGAGGCCAAGATGAAGGAGCTGGCCGCGCGGAAGAGCGCCTACCTGCGGCGCGAGGTGCCCAAAGCCGAAGCCATTGCCTACTTCCGGGAGAAGGGCGACGAATACAAGCTCGAGCTCATCGATGGGCTCAATGACGGGGAGATTACCTTCTACGAACAAGGCGGCTTCACGGACCTCTGCCGCGGTCCGCATATCCCGGATACCTCCTTCATCAAGGCGGCCAAGGTGATGAGCGTGGCCGGCGCCTACTGGCGCGGCGATGAGAAGCGGAAGCAGCTGACGCGCATATACGCCATCACCTTCCCCAAGCAGAAGGAACTGGACGAGTACCTGGTGCTGCTGGAGGAGGCGAAGAAGCGCGACCACCGAAAGCTGGGCCGGGAGCTGGACCTCTTCACCTTCAGCGAACGGGTGGGACTGGGCTTGCCCCTGTGGCTGCCCAAGGGCACCGCCCTGCGCGAGCGGCTCATCAATTTCATGAAGGAGGCCCAGGAGAAGGCCGGGTATGTGCAGGTGGCCACCCCGCACATCGGGAGCAAGGCACTCTACGAGACCAGCGGTCACTGGGAGAAATACGGAAAGGACAGCTTCCAGCCGATCAGCACCCCGCAGGAGGGCGAGCTCTTCATGCTCAAGCCCATGAACTGCCCGCACCACTGCGAGATCTTCGCCAGCCGGCCGCGCAGCTACAAGGACCTGCCGCTGCGCCTGGCTGAGTTCGGCACGGTGTACCGCTACGAGCAGAGCGGCGAACTGCATGGCCTGGCCCGGGTACGCGGCTTCACGCAGGATGATGCGCACCTCTTCTGCCGTGCCGACCAGGTGAAGGAGGAATTCATGAAGGTGATCGACCTGGTGCTGCTGGTTCTCCGGGCGCTGGGCCTGGAGCACTTCGAGGCCCAGGTGAGCCTGCGCGACAAGGAGGACCGCAGCAAGTACATCGGCAGCGAGGAGAACTGGGAGAAGGCCGAGCAGGCCATCATCGACGCTGCTGCGGCCAGCGGGCTCAGAACCGTGGTGGAGTACGGCGAGGCCGCGTTCTACGGCCCCAAGCTCGATTTCATGGTGAGGGACGCCCTGGGCCGGCGGTGGCAGCTGGGCACCATCCAGGTCGACTACAACCTCCCCGAGCGATTCCAGTTGGAGTACGTGGGTAGCGATAACCAGCGGCACCGGCCGGTGATGATCCACCGGGCGCCTTTCGGCAGCCTGGAGCGCTTCATCGCCCTGATCATCGAGCATACCGCAGGGCGATTCCCGCTGTGGCTCACGCCGGAACAGGCCATCGTACTGCCCATCAGCGACAAGTTCGTCGATGCCGCGCAAGCTGCCAGCACAGCCTTGGCCCAATTGGGCATCCGCACCACGGTGGACGAGCGCAACGAGAAGATCGGCCGGAAGATCCGGGATGCCGAGCTGGCGAAGACGCCCTTCATGCTCATCGTGGGCGAGAAGGAGGCCGCTGAGGGCGCTGTGGCGGTGCGCGAGCACGGAAAGGGCGACATCGGCACCCTCTCCACCCAGGCCTTCGCTGACCTGGTGAAGGCCCGGGAAGCCGAGCAACTGGGCCGTTACTGACCCACTGACCGCCAACGAGCCGGCCGCAAGCTGCTGATGGTTAGGTAAAGATGCCGATATTCGCGCCCTCAAACCCGGGAAACGGTTTTCCCGGGTACCGAACCAAACCAGTTTAAGTGGCAGGACCTCCGTTCCGTCCCAGTGGCCCGCCCCGCCCTCCCGGCGGAGGTGGCCGTCGTCCCTTCCGTGGTCGCGTCATCAAGGAAGACCCACACCGGATCAACAACAAGATCTACGGTGTCAACGAGGTGCGCGTCGTCGGCGAGAACGTGGAGCAGGGCGTCTACCCGTTCAGCCAAGCGCTGCGGATGGCGGAGGAGCTGGGCCTGGATCTGGTGGAGATCAGTCCTACGGCCGTGCCCCCGGTATGCCGCATCACCGACTACAAGAAGTTCCTCTACGACCTCAAGAAGAAGCAGAAGGAGATCAAGGCCAAGCAGAGCACCGTGGAGGTGAAGGAGATCCGCTTCGGCCCCAATACGGATGAGCACGACGTGAACTTCAAGCTGAAGCACGCGCGCAACTTCCTGGAGGAGGGCCACAAGGTGAAGGCCTTCGTCTTCTTCCGCGGGCGCAGCATCGTCTTCAAGGAGCGGGGCGAGATCCTGCTGCTGAAGTTCGCCCAGGACCTGGAGGATGTTGGCCTTGTGGAGAGCATGCCCAAGCTGGAGGGCAAGCGCATGATCATGTTCCTCATTCCGAAGAAGAAGAAATAACGTAGAGGGCGTGACCCATCGCGCCCCGACAACCACGACAGACAATGCCCAAGATGAAGACCAAGTCCGGCGCCAAGAAGCGGTTCAAGCTGACCGGCACCGGCGAGATCAAGCGCAAGCACGCCTTCAAGCGCCACATCCTCACCAAGAAGGAGACCAAGCGCAAGCGCGCCCTCACCAAGATGGCCTTGGTGCACGACCGCGACAAGAAGGCGATCCTCGATCTGCTGAAGTAAGCCAACCCGATCGCTCCAGGGTATCAATCGGTAGCGTTAACCAGGACGTGCAGCACCAAAGACCAGCCCCGCGCTGACGCTCACGCCCGAAAACCAGTGGAACAATGCCACGCAGTCAGAACAAAGTAGCCAGCAAGGCCCGCCGCAAGAAGGTCCTCGCCATGGCCAAGGGCAGCTTCGGCCGCCGCAAGAATGTGCTCACCGTCGCGAAGAACAGCGTCGAGAAGGGCCTCACCCACGCCTATGACGGCCGGCGCCTGAAGAAGCGCGATTTCCGCGGCCTTTGGATCCAGCGGATCAACGCCGCCGCGCGGATCAACGGAACCAGCTACAGCGTGCTCATGAGCAAGCTGAAGAAGGCGAATATCGACCTGGACCGCAAGGCCCTGGCCGAGATCGCCTACAGCGATGCCGCCGCCTTCGCGGCCATCGTGAACAAGGTGAAGTGATCGGAGCAGCGCTCTGTCGGGAAGGGGCCTTCGGGCCCCTTTTCGCTTCCGTGCAGCCTTGGGCGTACGCTCCGGGCAGGATAGCTTTCCAGCGCCGCACGGCACCCCGCGCCCGATCGGTGGTGCTGGTGCAGTCGGATGAACGAACGACCGGTATCCCATGATCGCGAATCGGCAACTTCCGCTCCCGCTTGTCCTCCTTCTGCTCTCCTGCGGCGCCCCCCCACCTGCGGCAACAGATGCCATCCCGGAAACGCTGCGGAGCCGGGAGCAGACCACCTTGGCTGCCCTGCTGAGCGGCCTTGCGCCTGCCAAGGGAGCCACATACGCCCCTTGGGGGCAGGAGACCGAGATCGCCGATGCGCTGCACGTGCAGTGGAAGGACGGCGCCCCGGTTCGGAAGGGGCAAAGCCTTGTGCGCGCAGCCTCCGTGCGCCTGGTGCTGCCCGCAAGCCCTGACGCCGAAGAGCCGGCCATGGAGTGGGACTTTCTGCTGGTGGGCAATGAACGGGGCTACGACCACGCAGAGCTGGTCCACGGCAACTCCCAGGAGGCGATTTCAACCACTGCCGAAGCACTGATCGGCGAAGGCGGGCATGTGCTGCGCGAGGTGCAGCGCTGCGATGCATCGGCCACGGACGGCTTCACGAAGCATGAGTTGGCTTTCGCGCATAGGTCCACGGGTTGGCTGCGGGTGTCCTACTCTGCCGGCACCGCAGGGTTGGGGCGCAGCATCACCTACGGCTTCAGCCCCGCCTGGGGAAAGGCGCGAGAGGCCTGTGATACCGAATGACGGCTTGGCCGCAACGTGCATGGTTCGTATCCCTTTCATGGAGGGTTGCCGGCGTCGCGGGGCATACCTTGCCGCATGCACCTCGTGATCATCTCCGGCAGCGTGCGCGAAGGGCGTCGCAGTCATCGTGTGGCGGTCTACTTGCACCGAGCTGCCCTGTCAGTGGGCCATAGCGCCGAGGTCATCGACCTCAAGGCCTGCGATTTCCCGCTCTTCCGGGAACGCTTGCGCGAGCAACGCGAGCCCCTGCCGGAAGCGGTGGATTACGCCGCTCGTGTGGCGAAGGCGGACGGCGTGGTGCTGGTGACGCCGGAATACAACGGCGGCTACCCGGCGAGCGTGAAGAATGCCGTGGACCTGCTGGTGGATGAATGGAAACGGAAGCCGGTGGCCATCTGCACGGTAAGCAACGGCTCCTTCGGGGGCAATCAGGCGATCACCGCGCTCGTGTTCACGCTGTGGAAGGTCAAGGCCTGGGTGGTGGCCCATATGCCCGTCCCCCATGTGCAGGAGTCCTTCGACGAGGGCGGGGCCCCGGTGGATCCCGAGATCTGGGCCAAGCGCAGCGGCCAGCTGATCCAAGAACTGAGCTGGGCCATGGAAGCGCGCCGCCGCATGGAGGCCTAATCGTCGCCGGCGGTTCGCCGCCAACGATCATCTTTGGCGAAAGCGGCACCCCTTCGAATGGAACGGAACGGCGCGATGCCCATGGTGGTGCTCACCACGCTCTTCTTCATGTGGGGCTTCATGACGGTGATGAACGATGTTCTCATCCCGCACCTGCGCGGTGTCTTCCCCGAGATGCCGTGGTGGCAGACGCTGTCGGTGAACCTGTGCTTCTTCGGGGCCTACTTCGTGGGTTCACTGGCCTACTACCTGCGCTCCCTCGGCGGGGTGGACCCCATTGCACGCTTCGGATACAAGCGTGCGGTGGTGGCCGGTCTGCTGGTATCGGCGGTCGGCACGGCGCTCTTCGTGCCCGCCACCTACGGGCATGCGTTCGGTCCCTATCTGCTCGCCCTGTTCGTCCTCGGCCTGGGCTTCACGCTGCTGCAGATCGCGGCCAATCCCTTCGTGGCCATCATCGGCGACCCGGCCGGCGCCAGCAGCCGGCTGAACCTTGCCCAGGCCTTCAATTCCCTCGGCACCACGCTGGCGCCCCTCATCGGGGGCACGCTCATCTTCTCGGTGTTCAAGGGAGCCGACGCCGTGCGGTGGCCCTATGCGGCCTTCACGGGCCTTCTCCTGCTCCAGGCGGCGCTTGTCCTGGTCACCCGGCTGCCCGAGCCTCCTCCCTCGGTCGCCGCGCGGAGCCGAGCATGGCGGCATCCACAGCTTCGCTGGGGCATGGTGGCCATCTTCTGCTACGTGGGTGCGGAGGTGGCCATCGGCAGCCTGCTGATCAACTTCCTGAAGCTGCCGTCCGTGATGGCCATGCCCGAAGAAAGCGCCAAGCACTATCTCAGCCTCTACTGGGGAGGCGCCATGGCGGGCCGCTTCATGGGCGCGGTTGCGCTTGCCAAAGGAACATCCCGCATGAAGCGTTACGGGGGCATGCTGCTGCTGGCCGGAGCGATGTTCGCGCTGCTGGCCGCGCTCAATTCGAGCACCGGATTCGGCCTCCGGCATGCCTGGCCCATGGCCGTTCTCATCGGCGCGAACTTCCTGGCCTTCATCCTTGCCGGCCCCGATCCATCGCGGGCTCTGGGCCTATTCGCAGTTGCCGCCATGGTGCTGCTCGGCGCCGTCATCGGCATGCAGGGTGCCTGGGCCATGTGGGCCATCGTGGCCATCGGCTTGTTCAATTCCATCCTGTGGAGCAACATCTTCACGCAGGCGATCCAGGGCTTGGGCGATGACACCGCGCAGGGCTCCAGCCTGCTCGTGATGATGATCGTGGGCGGTGCACTGGTGCCTCCGCTGCAAGGGCTCATCATCGACTTGCTGGGCGCTGAGAGCCGCGCGGCACTGGGATTCCACATCAGCTTCATCCTGCCGCTCCTGTGCTACGCTTTCCTGGCCTGGTACGGCTTCAAGGGCTCCGAACGGGCTCCCAGCGCATGATCCTGGGAATCGACATCGGCGGCACCACCAGCAAGCTCGGCCTGGTGCGGAACGGCAAGGTGACGGCTCGCTCGCGCATCAGCACCACCGGCCATGCGGATGACCATGCCTTTGCCGATGCCCTTGCGCAAGAGGCCGCCGGACTGGCACGGGCGAATGCGGATGCCCCCCTGCAAGCCATCGGCATCGGGGCGCCCAACGCCAATCAGCTCACGGGCATCATCGAGATGGCGCCCAATCTGCCGTGGAAGCACGATGTCCCCCTTGCCCGGATGATGAGCGACCGCCTCGGCGTGCCTGCGACGCTGGGCAATGACGCGAATGCCGCAGCGCTGGGCGAATGGCGCTACGGTGCAGGCAAGGGCATCGACGACCTGCTGGTAGTGACGCTGGGCACCGGTGTAGGCAGCGGCTTCATCGTGAACGGCAGGCTGGTGCTCGGCAGCGCGGGCAACGCGGGTGAACTGGGGCATATGACCTTGATCCCTGGCGGCCGTGTTTGCACGTGCGGCAGGAAGGGCTGCCTGGAGGCCTATGTGAGCATCCGGGGCATGATTGCGACCTATGCGGAAGAGGGCGGCGCCGCCGGGCCAACCGACGTGAAGACCATCGCCGACCTGGCCAATGCCGGTGATGCAGCGGCCAAGGGGTGCTTCAGGCGCACCACGGAATGGCTGGCCATCGGATTGGCGAATGCGGTGTGCGCAACGGGGCCGAAGCGCATCGTGCTCTTCGGCGGCATCGCGCGCAACGGCGAGCTGCTCATGGCCCCGCTGCGCGAACGCTTCCACGCCAGCCTCCTCAACATCTACCAGGGCCGTGTGGACCTCACGGTATCTGCTTTGCCGGATGACGATGCGGCCTTGCTGGGGGCCGCTGCTCTCAGCACACTTTGAACATGACAATTGCCCATTCGCATCCCAACAATGCCGCAGGTCGACCCCCTGGGTCGACGCTACGGGCGGTCGCGACCATAATCTGGGGAATGACCGGGATCATCGGTGTCGCCCAACAATTTAACCCTGCCCGCGACCTCGTCAACCCTTTCATCGGCACCGGCGGCCACGGCCACACCTTCCCCGGCGCCTGCGTGCCCAACGGACTGGTGCAGCTCAGCCCCGATACGCGCCCCGATGGCCATAACGACTGGGACGGCTGCGGCGGCTATCATTACAGCGACAGCCTCATCTACGGCTTCAGCCACACGCACCTGAGCGGCACCGGGGTCGCAGACCTATGCGATGTGCTGCTGATGCCCATGAGCGGCGCATCCTCCACCGAACCGAAGCAGTACCGCTCCGGATTCCGCCATGGCGACGAGCAGGCCCATGCCGGCTACTACCGCGTTCAGCTGGCCAATGGGGTGCTGGCCGAGCTCACGGCCTCCGCACGGGTGGGCGTGCACCGGTACCGGTACCCGGCCGGTCTCGAGGCGAATGTGGTCATCGACCTGCGGCACCGCGACTTCCTGCAGGCCTCGAGCATCATACGTGCATCGGATAACGAGGTGGTCGGCGAGCGCCGGTCGGCATCCTGGGCCAAGGACCAGCGGCTC
Protein-coding regions in this window:
- a CDS encoding NADPH-dependent FMN reductase; the encoded protein is MHLVIISGSVREGRRSHRVAVYLHRAALSVGHSAEVIDLKACDFPLFRERLREQREPLPEAVDYAARVAKADGVVLVTPEYNGGYPASVKNAVDLLVDEWKRKPVAICTVSNGSFGGNQAITALVFTLWKVKAWVVAHMPVPHVQESFDEGGAPVDPEIWAKRSGQLIQELSWAMEARRRMEA
- a CDS encoding ROK family protein translates to MILGIDIGGTTSKLGLVRNGKVTARSRISTTGHADDHAFADALAQEAAGLARANADAPLQAIGIGAPNANQLTGIIEMAPNLPWKHDVPLARMMSDRLGVPATLGNDANAAALGEWRYGAGKGIDDLLVVTLGTGVGSGFIVNGRLVLGSAGNAGELGHMTLIPGGRVCTCGRKGCLEAYVSIRGMIATYAEEGGAAGPTDVKTIADLANAGDAAAKGCFRRTTEWLAIGLANAVCATGPKRIVLFGGIARNGELLMAPLRERFHASLLNIYQGRVDLTVSALPDDDAALLGAAALSTL
- the rpmI gene encoding 50S ribosomal protein L35; amino-acid sequence: MPKMKTKSGAKKRFKLTGTGEIKRKHAFKRHILTKKETKRKRALTKMALVHDRDKKAILDLLK
- the thrS gene encoding threonine--tRNA ligase, with the protein product MKIHVTLPDGSVREYDAGATAMDVARSISEGLARNVLSAKVNGAVCDANRPLPGNCTLNLLTWSDPEGKSTFWHSSAHLLAEALEALYPGVKFGIGPPIENGFYYDVDLGDRTLGEADFPAIEAKMKELAARKSAYLRREVPKAEAIAYFREKGDEYKLELIDGLNDGEITFYEQGGFTDLCRGPHIPDTSFIKAAKVMSVAGAYWRGDEKRKQLTRIYAITFPKQKELDEYLVLLEEAKKRDHRKLGRELDLFTFSERVGLGLPLWLPKGTALRERLINFMKEAQEKAGYVQVATPHIGSKALYETSGHWEKYGKDSFQPISTPQEGELFMLKPMNCPHHCEIFASRPRSYKDLPLRLAEFGTVYRYEQSGELHGLARVRGFTQDDAHLFCRADQVKEEFMKVIDLVLLVLRALGLEHFEAQVSLRDKEDRSKYIGSEENWEKAEQAIIDAAAASGLRTVVEYGEAAFYGPKLDFMVRDALGRRWQLGTIQVDYNLPERFQLEYVGSDNQRHRPVMIHRAPFGSLERFIALIIEHTAGRFPLWLTPEQAIVLPISDKFVDAAQAASTALAQLGIRTTVDERNEKIGRKIRDAELAKTPFMLIVGEKEAAEGAVAVREHGKGDIGTLSTQAFADLVKAREAEQLGRY
- the infC gene encoding translation initiation factor IF-3; this encodes MKEDPHRINNKIYGVNEVRVVGENVEQGVYPFSQALRMAEELGLDLVEISPTAVPPVCRITDYKKFLYDLKKKQKEIKAKQSTVEVKEIRFGPNTDEHDVNFKLKHARNFLEEGHKVKAFVFFRGRSIVFKERGEILLLKFAQDLEDVGLVESMPKLEGKRMIMFLIPKKKK
- the rplT gene encoding 50S ribosomal protein L20 — protein: MPRSQNKVASKARRKKVLAMAKGSFGRRKNVLTVAKNSVEKGLTHAYDGRRLKKRDFRGLWIQRINAAARINGTSYSVLMSKLKKANIDLDRKALAEIAYSDAAAFAAIVNKVK
- a CDS encoding carboxypeptidase regulatory-like domain-containing protein; the protein is MRIPAFLALSLLALSALGAQLHVKGVVTDAATREPLADALVRVYKDGVRQHVHRTGANGHYGFTLDNGAEYVIRFSMPGRVTKCFAIDTHGPAWEDDRSVKQVEVEMTLFEQVDGLDLGFFDMPMGMGRFTPMTGFLAWNKEYEARVQPEAARLQAEAMFRRERLAQVAELPVQ
- a CDS encoding sugar MFS transporter gives rise to the protein MERNGAMPMVVLTTLFFMWGFMTVMNDVLIPHLRGVFPEMPWWQTLSVNLCFFGAYFVGSLAYYLRSLGGVDPIARFGYKRAVVAGLLVSAVGTALFVPATYGHAFGPYLLALFVLGLGFTLLQIAANPFVAIIGDPAGASSRLNLAQAFNSLGTTLAPLIGGTLIFSVFKGADAVRWPYAAFTGLLLLQAALVLVTRLPEPPPSVAARSRAWRHPQLRWGMVAIFCYVGAEVAIGSLLINFLKLPSVMAMPEESAKHYLSLYWGGAMAGRFMGAVALAKGTSRMKRYGGMLLLAGAMFALLAALNSSTGFGLRHAWPMAVLIGANFLAFILAGPDPSRALGLFAVAAMVLLGAVIGMQGAWAMWAIVAIGLFNSILWSNIFTQAIQGLGDDTAQGSSLLVMMIVGGALVPPLQGLIIDLLGAESRAALGFHISFILPLLCYAFLAWYGFKGSERAPSA